The window ATATTTCCAAACGTGCCTTTGGAAATATGTTGCAGActattcaaattttgtttgttttaatttatcgATGAAACCTGAGGCAACCGAGGGAAAAAAGTCTCTTTCATTAATATTGTCTTGCTATGTATAATATAGGGaaatcttgttttttgttaagttataTGACGTGTGTTTCAAACATACAGTTTGCTATTATCTTGTATATACCGTGACCGTGCAGTTAGCAGTTTCAACGTAAATTTATCAGTATTTTGGGAAACTTGTATGTGAAGCAGACATGATTTGTGGAAAACGTGCAGACGAAAGGTGCATGTAAGATTTTAGAAATCTATATAAGGCTTTTTGCAACCTGGATACTGCATTAAACGCCCAAACGTGTGGGAGAGCTTTCGTCGTCAACGGTAAACGTATAATTTCGGAGAATAAACTCGTAAAAAAGCACTGGAGCACAACATATAAGATCTTATTAGAGACTGGCACTCAAAAAGATCgaagagaaaacaaaaacataatcgCATTAAAATAAGTTGATCATTGCATGAAACTAATTTCAACaacataataatttataaatattaaaaaggaATCAAACCGAACCTTTTTGTTAAagtaatttagttttttttcaaattattgcCGTGATAAAATTATTCTGTTATTAGGCCTAATATAAATACGTCTCATGGTGAATTATCATTACTAGAGTCTTTTTTTTTGATAAGCAGCGGGAAGCGATGGTTCGAATAGCCATTGTGTGTAACAAGTAATTGTAAAACGAcctttttaatcaaaattgttttgtaaagaATTTGAGTTCAGTTACGTGTCTTCGTCATCAGGAAAACTTGTATGAATCACTAAATATTTAAACCATGTaacatttaaaagttttgaatcGTTTTTCTCAAAAACGATTTTAGACGACCTTTTTTCCATAGGATTTTGAGCCTTTTACTTTGCCTAGAATTATACGATAGATTTGTAGAAGCTGACTTTCATACAAATCACGATGAACACTCAGAAGCAGTTTACTTTCCTCGTATTTGTTGTCGGGTATCTTTCGACCTGCAATGGAGCCAGTATTTCCATGGAAGCTCCGAATGTAACTGCGGACAACGAAATAGATGAAGAAGAATCAATGATGCATTCTCATTTTGATAGGAATCAAACGGATCAACACATCATGATATCATATAATTGGGGGGATTCCAAAGAACTGGCCACAAAGGCAAACATTCCTATTCATTTGGTCCATTttagaattattttttattatctttCCCTGACGTAGGTAACAGTgaacaaaaaaactaaaaactgaCCACTTGATGTTTGAGCTTGCAGAATAAAGTtgtgtttttctgtttttttaatacatttatataaaatataggATTATAATGTGTAAGTTACaacttatttattatttgttacaCTTGTTACTAGATTTATAAAAGGCTCACCCAGTCAGGCTACAAGGTTTGGATGGATGACTATGAGATGTATGGCGACATGCTTGATCGGATGCCCGAAGCAGTCAACAATTCTTGGCTGGTGTTAATGTTTGTGTCCAGGCATTACGAAGTGAGTCACGCCGGATCGGCTGAGGCTAAATACGCTTGGGAGTTAAGAAAAAGAATTGTTCCGATTCGTGTGCAAGCTGATTTCTCACCAACTTACGGACTATGGCTAGGCAAGTTTTGGTTCACTTTATCATGATTGAACTTATATCATATGGATTCGAAACAAAGTGTAGAACGCATGAGGAGAAAATGTCAGTCACGATTGCGATATCTACAGCAGAGAGATGCGTGCATTAGGTCGCATGCTGTTCATATTGTGGCGGCGTGGTACGTttgaattaataattaaaGTGAATACATAACGAAAGTTATTTTTCCAAGCAATAACCGATcaatcagctgtcgtttcttACCTTAATAATCACCACGACTAgccttttttgtcaatttttgatagtagtttttatattttttcaaaacctaaCCAACAGATTTCCTGGAAAGCACTCTCTTATATTATGACTTCAGTGATGGGTTCAGCTCTGAAGCATTTGCCAATCTTCTTGACGGAATAGGTAACTTATCGTCATGTTATTAGgcttattagttattattatttacgtcTGAACCAGtttctttgtttcaaatttaacaGCTAACATATATCCATCTTCCTAGCAAATTTTTATACCAATTATATCCTATATTGTTTTGTCAAAGTGCTGTAGGCCAATACATAGAAC of the Clavelina lepadiformis chromosome 7, kaClaLepa1.1, whole genome shotgun sequence genome contains:
- the LOC143465851 gene encoding uncharacterized protein LOC143465851 codes for the protein MNTQKQFTFLVFVVGYLSTCNGASISMEAPNVTADNEIDEEESMMHSHFDRNQTDQHIMISYNWGDSKELATKIYKRLTQSGYKVWMDDYEMYGDMLDRMPEAVNNSWLVLMFVSRHYEVSHAGSAEAKYAWELRKRIVPIRVQADFSPTYGLWLDFLESTLLYYDFSDGFSSEAFANLLDGIDRNYREETAALAEKENA